In Rhopalosiphum padi isolate XX-2018 chromosome 3, ASM2088224v1, whole genome shotgun sequence, the genomic stretch aattgaattcaatgatataatatcattgtataagaaaaacgaATCTTATCGAAGACGGAGAGTTAGCCTTGATATATTAACCTTACGCTTCGGCACGTACAATAACGATCTACACCTATTCACAGGCTACACAGTACACTTGCTGTTGGATCGGTGTGTACTGATGTAACACTTTCGTAAAACATACAGCGTGTACTAGTATAGTCCACCAggacacattaaaataaattataatacatttaaataatacacggtggtgacaaattattattattattattttaattcaaaagttAACCAAAAGGGTACGCGTGCAATAGTAGTTCGTATTCAGTAGTATAATTCCTCTGGTCTctaccataatattttgatgtatcgCGTACTCCTTTAAGTTTTCTCGAAAGAAAAGAACATGTTGCTCACCAATtaattggatttattttataaaatatattagtacatttaatacataataattaataatatattacatactacaAATACACAATACGTTATCGGTTGCTACCACAgatgttgttttatattatatctttgtgGTTGCTACTTACTCGAACGATTAACGCGCGCTTGTCTGCATGGAACCCTGGTTGTTACAACACACGAATATCACCAATGATTTCTCTAGAAAACCAAGATCTTTAGATGAAATTAACAGATGGAAAACTACAGAACTGAGGCAGTTTCTTTTGTTTACAGGTATTGTTGTTCTAAAAAATGTGCTTACCAAGGAatgttatcaacattttttagcGCTGAACAGCAATGAGAATTCTATTGAGCTCCGATCTTTCTCAATATCTAAACTTTGCCAAACAATTATTAGAATACtttgtaaaaacatttcaaGTGCTATATGGTAAACAATTTGTATCACATAACATACATGGCTTGCTACACTTGACagacaattatattcaaaatggaCCTTTAGACGGTTGTAGTGTTTTTCCATTCGAAAACTATATGAAAAGTTTAAAATCTATGCTTCGTAAACACGAAAAACCATTACAACAGGTCATCAAACGGTATGAAGAGCAATTTGaaattggaaatataaaaatgaacaaaaaattaattttaattctaataaacCAAATTCTTATGTTATAACTCATCGTGGAGAGATAGTTAGAATTCAATTTAGTATAAcagatataaaacaaaaattattgatttttgattttgaaaataaacaaattgtggTACCTATTCTCCaccacaattaatttataataaaatataatatacaattttaatacctaagattttttttttttataaattacctagtaaattacttattagttatttttaacgtgtaggtagttaaattaaatgtacatacagattattataatatatacatatatacttgcATTTACTTTGTAAATTTTGTATTAGCtgattaattaaactatttacaactattaggtattattattttgtaatcaataaaaaaaagtaactataaatttaaaataactggttacctataattgcatattatagaaGATAAAGCaatcgttattaatttaaaatatgtattttattatatgttagtTAAAAAATACTTGTAATGTATAcccataatatttgtttattaattttaccgaCTTTTCTGCAAATCTATTTTACAAatcataactattaaaatatgttcagggtaaatatatcatagttgtaatttcaaaatgttacaaataaattatttaaaattaatacttatttataggtAACTATGTTTTCTTATCCTAACTTTTTGTGTACAGacgtattattgttgtaatatgtGGACAATTGTGGTGTTTGAAATTGATAACACAGGTAATGTTGTGCCTAACTTTTGGTATTCAAATGGTATATGCCAATGGCTTAAAAGAAATTTTAGAACAGATacaaaaaactttataaaatgtcGTTCAAAGCCTGATGAAGTAACTTTTAACAGTTATAAAGCACGTCCATtgctagaaaatatttataagtactataaGCGAGACTATAAGCTTTCTTTATcgacataattaaaattactacattgatatacataatggaaatcataattttgttataaatttgaaGATAGTTACATCGAAGCAGAAGCTAAAGCTATTAGAGGACAAGAATACTCTGAACTGTCTTCAAATGATGATGATAAAATCACTAGaaaattcagaaaaataaaacaaacgtcTCCACCAATCACAAAAAAGTTTAAAGAAAAATCTCATCTACCAAAAATTCCTGTTTTTGATGAATCTGTGACAACTGAAGATGATAATGATATtggtaagtatttttaattacatacctatctaaaaattaaataatataagttatacccTTAGATAATCTGATTTTTTACTATCCTTATAAACTTTGAGATGTACTTGCATCAGAATTCTATAAATAGTGTCAAAACATGCATTTTGTTACGAATggttagtataaaaattttaaactgatgtaaataaataagtttgaatGCATTTTAGTAAATtcagtaaaacatttaatagaaaaaatcaaCTTTATCAAGTAGGTAaccaaattaaatgttttagtcTTCAACTTTCActctttatattaattgttgacCTTATTTATcctacacattatattaaaaacaatatattttattttttgttgcttttggtggaatcacatttttaaaaaaatataataaaatgatgccttttatattattatactatgatgattatattatctttatgtaaaagaaaataatcaGGCTCATTATTcacaaacaaacattttttaggtGGTACCTACTCATTCTTTTTGCAttaattgtacaaaattataccttacatttattatgtttttataattaactctAGCAGGATCAATTGATTATGATTCCGATGTGGAGAAATTATACATCACAAAAACTAAAGAAAGTACTGTTCCTTCCagtcaattattttaagataataatagttattataacacGTCTCCAGAAAATGGGCTGTATAACGTTGACCATCAAGAACCATCAACATGTTTCCCGTCCATTAATCCTAAACAAAGAAAAATTCCATTGCTTATCAAATTAATCCGCTACATCGGTCCATTCTTTGGGATAGGAAggcatctatataaaaaaaatatacattcaaataCTTGAAATACTTTTATGTCTTAACGtaatcaataaattttatattatttttaaatgtttccaaatatttacatatagttATTTGCATTAGGTAATTTAAGCAGTTTTACCGAACTAAAAcatatagacaattaaaaaaaaaaaaatagtataaagcaaaaatgtattaaatttttaagaaggTCAGGGATGAACTTGGTGGGTCCACAGCGTTTTCTCGGATCACATCCACCTGCTGTTTTACTCCGGATGGTGACCTTCTTCTCCATATTTTTGATGGAGCACTTTGTAGGGGGGGGGGTTCACCTGACCGGGGTGGCAGCGTGGCTCTGGCTTACAGTCTGACTCTCTCCACCGCGATGAATAAATCAAAACACATCTgtagaagtataaaataaactaaaactaaagtacctaatatatttatatggtatacaaatattaaaatttataatttattaatattatttaggcaTACTTATTCCTATAGTCTATAGGTAACTTATAATAGGAGTTAtgagttatgaatttatgatccTATACTGATCATATATGAacctatactttatagtttatacttatgATATTCTAATATGGTACTAATCATcaatgtattgtattgtattgtatatattaattatatttatgttaatattatcttagtgttattaattataaataataaattttcaccTCTTACAAAACAAGTAGTTCTTTCTATttgtttatattgaataatataaaaaaaaaataatgtcttgGTTCGGATGTCTGCTCCCTGAATACTTCAATAGTATCGTTTTCTTCTATTTCAAGAGAAGATAGAGTATCAGCGTCAACAATTATTCTTCCGTCAAAAAGGAATCTTACTCTTGCCTTATCTAAAcgctaaaataatacaattttgaatgaattaaaaaaagctTACATTATAAATGCTAATCTAGTACATAGATTTAGTTAATACTAGCAGTATAGAtgattaaaatgtctataataacacatataaataaatattttttagtaacttAAAACATTTCTAACTATACTTCAGTTGTAGAGGTTGTACTACAATTTGAATTCAAGAAAAGTAACTTAGGTTTTTTTAAGAGCATGCTTCATATGCATGTTTTGTCTCcgttttacaaacatttaacatattattaaaaactgtttatagCGGGACAGAACCACTCAAGCTGTAGACTGCCCAAATTTAAGTAACCACATTTTCACACTAGGAAGAAAATTGTTCaatatcgtttttaattttttagatatcaGAACTacagaaaaattattcaaattttaaaacacaaaaataataaattttgaaacaataatattcttttgtatTTCCCACAcagctattaataataataataatgatataaaaatattttttatttaaaaagttagaacatttgaaaataaatgttataatgttattgtatcaaatatgacattttaataatgttttcaaaatatttttagaatattattataattttgatttttaaaattatttacgaatcaactaaaacaacaaattaatgtaactataacattatacaaacatatttttaaaatacaaacaaattatcattgtaagaataatactaaaaaaataatatactaatcttTTGGTttgtacatttgtaaaatattagatatttaataataattatatcaaggCACATTATTAGTAATTTGAATAAAAGAAAAGTAAATGAAGCCATGACATGACCATGATATGTTTTCTTCGACTTACGAATGTGTATCATGCCAACATAGATGTTCAGCTGTTCCAATTTTGTGTGTTgagcttaaatattagagtgaaatgtcctaaaactaaactattaaagctataaaactaaaaacatttgtGTTCTCTTGTTGAACTTTTATGGTACCTTAATTGTTAAGCAAGTTATaattatgttcaatattaatatttaaaaatgctcttaaaaattaaaatatcgtaaaaacggacgaagaaaaaaaatataataatatattttatgatctttAGTTTTAGTTTGAAAGTAGGTCAATTCACATTTCATACAAAcacatttaagttaataacacaaaattggAACTGCTGTACAAACTACATACACATATTTTGAACATGATCTTTTgaagataaaacaaaataggcTCTGGCTTACAGTCTGACTCTCTCCACCGCGATGAGTAAATCAAAACACATCTgtagtagtataaaataaactaaaactaaagtacctaatatatttatatggtatacaaatattaaaatttataatttattaatattatttaggtatacttATTCCTATAGTCTATAGGTAACTTATAATAGGAGTTAtgagttatgaatttatgatccTATACTGATCATATATGAacctatactttatagtttatacttatgATATGCTAATATGGTACTAATCATcaatgtattgtattgtattgtatatattaattatatttatgttaatattatcttagtgttattaattataaataataaattttcaccTCTTATAAAACAAGTAGTTCTTtctatttgtttaaattgaataatataaaagaaaataatgtctTGGCTCGGATGTCTGCTCCCTGAATACTTCAATAGTATCGTTTTCTTCTATTTCAAGAGAAGATAGAGTATCAGCGTCAACAATTATTCTTCCGTCAAAAAGGAATCTTACTCTTGCCTTATCTAAAcgctaaaataatacaattttgaatgaattaaaaaaagctTACATTATAAATGCTAATCTAGTACATAGATTTAGTTAATACTAGCAGTATAGAtgattaaaatgtctataattacacatataaataaatattttttaaaacaatgattcATCATTAACTAACATAATACACAGCGTTAACTGTATTTGTACATCATATCTATGTTTGAAAAACATTTCACCAGTcttcgtttttttaaatttattttttatcaaacattagTGCGCATAAGTGTGAATTTGTGCGATACCAATTTAACCGTAAATTAGAGAAATGGTGCACTAATGTTAGaccgaaaaaaatttaaaaaagagggGCTGGTGAAATGTTTGTCTATGTTTGTTGTCTTCATCTCATAAATTTATCACTTAGCAAATTTGCATTGAGcgattcaaatataaataatttagttttaattttaattttaaagcaagttACAAGtgtgtagaatattataataaatttaaaaatgattaagatttacatttatttttaattataaaaaaaacttcatttAAACTTCACTAATATATCATTcaacactaatattaaaactaaacccTATCCAACATAATATTGAACTGTTTTTGTGAATTAAGACGGTATAGTCTAATACcccaaaaaatatatcaaatctatcattgattaatatttatttggcgCCAGTCATTGATTATTGGTGTCGGTGCAATCAACGTATATttggacaatattatattatcaaatatgacattttaataatgttttcaaaatatttttagaatattattataattttgatttttaaaattttttacgaATCAactaaaacaacaaattaatgtaactataacattatacaaacatatttttaaaatacaaacaaattatcattgtaagaataatactaaaaaaataatatactaatattttggtttgtacatttgtaaaatattagatatttaataataattatattacggcGCATTATTAGCAATTTGAATAAAAGAAAAGTAAATGAAGCCATGACATGACCATGATATGTTTTCTTCGACTTACAAATGTGTATCATGCCAACATATATGTTCAGCAGTTCCAATTTTGTGTGTTgagcttaaatattagagtgaaatgtcctaaaactaaactattaaagctataaaactaaaaacatttgtGTTCTCTTGTTGAACTTTTATGGTACCTTAATTGTTAAGCAAGTTATaattatgttcaatattaatatttaaaaatgctcttaaaaattaaaatattttaaaaccggacgaagaaaaaaaatataataatatattttattatctttacttTTAGTTTGAAAGTAGGTCAATTCACATTTCATACAAAcacatttaagttaataacacaaaattggAACTGCTGTACAAACTACATACACATATTTTGAACATGATCTTTTgaagataaaacaaaaataaaaataaatagtaaaaagcaAACTTGGtacctaatacttatatatatattatattatagaaggtATGTGCAGACTATTtagaacaattaataattaatctaatgattttgaatttttgttttagttaacAGTTCACTTACACTTTctcctaaaaaatataaatcaaaagaaAGACATTTTTTAACATCCCCTAAAGTATTTAGTTAGtgtcatttttaatatcaatagtaaaatactatcaatataatataaatttacttgtTTCAATTTAACTTtcggaaaataaaaatttgaatttttgctATTACAATGatgaagattttttaaataatattaactcatTTGATAATAACGACAAAATCCcagattttactataaaatgtaagtgcatacatttatttatgtattaaatatattaattaatatgtgttTTTGTTCAGCTATAAGTCCAGCTATTTGTGAAATTAACTTTCCCATTGGAATAATTAGAGTAGAATTAATgtctgattaaaaaataatgaataacaaaaaaactgaGTTAAATTAGCAATCTATGCCTGACGGCACACAAAAGTATTCTTTACCGTCTACTATTAAGCATCAAAAAGTCCATGCGAAAAAACAACTTTTCAATGATTTGGCACTATATGGTAACATctcatttaaaatcaattattgacAGATgacgttaattaaaattaaccattacattttactaattcatatttttattgatctatATAGGTTTGCCTAAAAATGTTGCAAAAAAACATGGATATATcttatagtaaaaatactaatttttagagTTTTCTTACGATTGTCAAGGTAATAAAATGTGTTCTATTTTTATTCtacatgtaattaataataattataatttaatattcacttataataatataataaaaaatgtattatgttagatatacaataaaaattatatgaatacatattataaataattattttaattgtcttattttataatgtacaaaaaaaaaaaaatggttatctTAATACATGGTGATCtcaatacaaaaaattacatttgattctagatttttaaaaacacatattatctGCATTGACTcacatcaaattttatattaataatttggcGTCTACTCAAAGTTCATCCTTTAGGCTTTAATAgtgatttaaactataatataaacgacGTTTTCCCAATTGAAACAGCAGTTGCGCTTGaagaatttgaattaaaaaattaaaacgcatGAAAATTTTTTCAAGCGTATGATTGGCTTTGtttaattgttgtttatattttttacttatgcatattcattatttttatataacatttttttttaattttagtatatgttcttatttttagataagtcaattttaaattattatatagtattatatttgtttttttatatcattttaattttgcttACCTAAtctaatttttcatataattctaTTAGAATTTccttatactaaaatattcaatatgttGAAGAAGACACCTATAAGTTGTAGGTTAATAATACTAAAGATTTGCtcattttagaattaaaaaaaaaaaaataatcaaatttttttttaaaaagtatatatataatttttccttttttaataaataataaatataaaaatgttgtcatagtcgtattttgaaattaaattattattataataatatcacagtaATACTTTtatggaaaattaaatattgttgtaatatttgCTATTGTTATTACAGTAAAATGTGTTCTGTTGCCAAAAAATGATGtggtaatattttgataatattgcttaaatcaaaattaatttccaataaGTCTATGGTTATgttgtttcaatataatatatgaggtgGGCTAGTGTTATCAAAgaattcaaaataatgtttcacaatcattgtttttttttttatagtatgaaAATTTGGTTTGCTAACTTTTATTACAGCAGCTAAAGTGTGCattcaattttgtaataatattactttttttttctacaattatAAGTAATCTAGACTGTCTCTTAAAAGTATTGTGTTTTATCTCAGTTATGATGAAAATAGTTGGATTTATATTTCTAGAATCAAGACAATAtgattattagaatttattctttttgaaataataaaacatggatgtatcatattaaaaaaaaaacataacacttagatgaatttaattgttatacagCAAAtcaatttggttatttttttaaaatggataaaaaaatattctatataataagaCTAATTAATGGAATGTaaccaaaaatatacaaatataacaaaaaaaaaccatatttatttaCCTCCACATCGTAAGACAAAGACACAAAGTAGTGGTAggctaaatatctaaattatacgAGTCATATACAaagattatgaataatttaatataaataatattgagtaaaattattatttggggTGATTTACctaaaatctaattatttaataaattaattttataacacagttatatattttacaaattatacaatagtatatgATAGGGACACTTGTGAAGAAAATTAGAAAGTAGAGTAAAATGCAGGTAATATCACATGGTTATCATTTGTCTTATTAATGTGATAGTTAATAAATGCTAGTATTCATTTttgtcattaatttaaaattatgtggaagtatcaaatattaaattggtaAAGATTCACCTAACTTATGTTTGCATACTCATACACAAATAAAGTTGATAATTGCCTAAATTTTCCACAATTTGTCAGTAATTTTACTCTTTTAATTAgtgtaattgttttatataatttatatagctaCTAAAATTCAAGTTAGCAACTACAGTAGCTATACAACCATGGTTAGGTTGTATTAAAATCAATggctaaattaatatatatttgtttgaatatattctaaaaaaatataagcttaTAAATTACTTcttaatactttatacttacATGCATTTGACAATATGTCTCCATGAGTATTCTTAAAGGTGTATGTCTCCTAATTTTGAATTTGACAAAAGAATTGTCAAATCCATGAACCCATATTCCCACATATTCATGGGCATTCTAAAATACaagatgttttttaatattgatatttgatagatgtttaaaaacttaataatttgtaataaattaattcattaattaatgttctaattttacaaaatttgataaaataataatacaataacaagcTATTGTTATTGTATCAAAACACTTTTTACACACAatccaaaattgatttttattaatcacacaaataataacttataaaatctgATGCAAGTTAGAAGATATAGACTTATTGTactaaatataatcaatgttaataatgataattttaaacagtAATTGAGGTAACTCAATGATGATGGTAAATTTTAAGTTCaaggtaaataattatacttatgaaTGATACATTTAATGGTACCACCACTTCTGGGACGATCAACACAACGATCTTCAATAGGACAGAATTGCATGGTTGATGAGTTTACACTATGCAGCACTGATGAATTTTAGAAATACTTGATCGTTTAACGAGACGTATGTAAAACAAACGAGCGGGTG encodes the following:
- the LOC132927793 gene encoding small ubiquitin-related modifier 3-like; translated protein: MDIAERNAHEYVGIWVHGFDNSFVKFKIRRHTPLRILMETYCQMHRLDKARVRFLFDGRIIVDADTLSSLEIEENDTIEVFREQTSEPRHYFLLYYSI